Within Thermodesulfobacteriota bacterium, the genomic segment TGGAAGCGAGCGGGAGGTCGAGCGTGGCGCAGCTTAAGAAAAAACTCGTCGCGGAAGCGCGGAAGATACACCGGGAAGATATAGCGGCAAACAAGCTTATAGGAAAGCGCGGGGCCCGGCTCATAAAGAACGGCTCCACCGTACTCACCCACTGTAACGCCGGGGCGCTCGCCACCGCCGGCTACGGCACCGCACTCGGGGTCATAAGGGGGGCCAGGGCGGCGGGAAAGAAGGTACGGGTCTTCGTCGACGAGACGAGACCCTTCCTCCAGGGCACCAGGCTCACGGCCTGGGAGTTACAGAAGGACGGCTTCGACGTAACGCTCATAACCGACAACATGGCCGGATACATGATGGGCCGGGGGCTCATCGACTCCGTGGTCGTCGGCTCGGACAGGATAGCGGCCAACGGGGACGTGGCCAATAAGATCGGCACCTACTCGGTGGCCATCCTCGCCAGGGCCCACGGGATCCCTTTCTACGTAGCCGCGCCCTCCTCCACCATCGACCCGGACATAAAGAGGGGAGACGACATCCCGATAGAGGAGAGGCCCGCCCGCGAGGTAACGCACGCCGGAAAGACCCGCCTCGCGCCAAAGGGGATAAAGGTCAGGAACCCGGCCTTCGACGTAACCCCGGCAAGGCTCGTCACGGCAATAATAACCGAAAGGGGGGTCTTAAGGCGCCCCTATACCCCGGCCATAAAGAGACTCTTCGCCGGCGGGAAGAAAGGGAAAGGATAGCCATGAGCATGCAAAGCGTCTTCGTACTGGTGGGCATATTCGTCGCCCTTATGTTCTTCTACAAGTACGCGGGCAGGTGGGTAAAGACGCTGCCCGCCGATACCGTCAAGAAGATAAACTGGCT encodes:
- the mtnA gene encoding S-methyl-5-thioribose-1-phosphate isomerase, translated to MVKTVEWKDNRVVMIDQRLLPGKVVYRRYTDHRQVAKAIKDMVVRGAPAIGVAAAMGFAAGARRVRTKELKAFKREIGRIARTLASARPTAVNLFWAIERMNGVVEASGRSSVAQLKKKLVAEARKIHREDIAANKLIGKRGARLIKNGSTVLTHCNAGALATAGYGTALGVIRGARAAGKKVRVFVDETRPFLQGTRLTAWELQKDGFDVTLITDNMAGYMMGRGLIDSVVVGSDRIAANGDVANKIGTYSVAILARAHGIPFYVAAPSSTIDPDIKRGDDIPIEERPAREVTHAGKTRLAPKGIKVRNPAFDVTPARLVTAIITERGVLRRPYTPAIKRLFAGGKKGKG